In Methylotenera versatilis 79, the DNA window TTCGGTATCTTCTAAATAAGGCAATAAACATTCTTGCATCACGCGCGTTTGCATTTCACTGTCTAAAATTGGCCAGGCAATTTCTACACGGCGAACCATGTTGCGACTCATCCAATCGGCGCTAGAAAGCCACATTCGCTTGATTTGATTGCCCTTGATTGGATTAATCTCAAAGTAAAAAATGCGCGAATGCTCTAAAAATCGCCCGACAATCGAGCGAATATGAATGCGACCATTTACGCCCGGCGCATCAATCGGCAAAATACACGCGCCGCGAATAATCAAATCAATCGTAACGCCCTGTTGCGCCGCGCCAATTAACGCTTTAACCAACAGAGTATCCGTTAACGAATTCATTTTTGCGATAATTTTTGCTTGTCCGCCTAATACGCAAGCGCGTTTTGCCGCTGTAATTCTCCGTAACATGGTCGCTTGCAGATTAAAAGGAGCGACCAATAATTGGCGCATGCGCGGCAGTGCAATTTGGCTAGTCAAATGCCTGAACACATATTCCACCTCACGCGTGAGCGTTAAATTACTGGTGAGCATGCAAATATCGGTATACAACTTCGCAGTGTTTGCATTGTAATTTCCGGTTGAAACGTGTGCATAGCGCTTGATGCGTTTACCTTCTTGGCGCATCACCAGTAACATTTTTGCATGCGTTTTTAGTCCAACCATGCCATAGACGATTTGCGCGCCAATCGCCTCAAGTGACTCCGCCCAGTTAATATTGGTTTCTTCATCAAAACGCGCTTTAATTTCTACAATAACCAGCACTTCTTTACCGCGGCGCACCGCCTCTTGCAGCAGATTAAGCATGCGCGGATCGCTACCTGTGCGGTAAATCGTTTGATGAATCGCCAATACTTTTGGATCATGCACTGCTTCGTGTAAAAACTTGATGACCGCTTCAAAACTTTCGTAAGGACGATGAATCAGCACATCTTTTTGTTTAAGCTGGGTAAAAAATGATTCTTCTTGGTTTAAATCTTTAGGCCAAAGCGGCTGAAAAGGCACAAAGGCTAAATCTCTACCATTTGAATCAACACCTTGCGCTAAACCAGTTAACTGAATCAATCGGCCCAAATTGACAGGGCCCTGGACGAGGTAAAGTGATGCAGGCGTTAAGTTAAATTCTGCTAACAGAAAATCAGACAAATGCGTCACACAACTTTGCGAAACTTCTAAACGCACCGCTTCGCCAAATGGCCGCTGTGCTAACTCTTGACGCAACGCCTTGGGTAAATCATGGATATCATCTTCATCCAATGCCAAATCTGAATGACGTGTAACCCTAAACTGAGAGTAACTTAACAACTTTTTTTTCCCAAATAAATCGGGTAAATGCGCGGCGATAATACTGGTTAAGGTAACAAAATGTTGCTGCGTACCATCAATGTTTGGCAACTGCATCACTCTTGGCAAAATGCGTGGCACGCGAATAATATTAATATTGGGCGGACTATTAGACTTGTCTGGCGCTAGTTCTACAATAAAATGCAATGCCTTGCCAGCCACCAAAGGAAACGGATGCGCGCGGTCTAATGCAATCGGTAATAACAGCGGTTTAACATTATCCTCAAAATATTTAGCGACCCATTTTTTTTGCGCTGGTGTGCGCTCGTGTCCAGCTACAATATCCACACCCGCTTGTTTTAAAGCGGGCATCAACTCGTCATTGAAAATCGCATATTGCTGCGCGATTAATGCATGCGCTTGCTCAGAAACTGCGTTGAAACTATTAACGGTGACAACGCCTTTTTTGGTGTGTCGTTGCATGGCATCGATTTGCGCTTCCATGCGCACCTCAAAAAACTCATCCAAGTTTGAGGCAACAATGCACAAAAACTTTAACCGTTCTAATAGTGGATAATCTTGGCGTTGTGCCAGACGTAGCACGCGCTGGTTAAAACTGAGAATACTTAAATCACGATCAAGCAGCTTTGTTATTGGCATTATCATAGGTAAATATTTTATGACAAATTTCCTGTTTTATTATGACAGTTTTGTGAAACCTGTATGCTCGATTGAGCACATGCTTTTATTTTTGCAGCAATTGTCGGCAGAATATTTCACGCCCATGTAATTTTTTAACCCAATTTTCAGCCGATATATTATTTCACGTCTGTATTTCACTCGAGGCTTGCGGGGTAATGTCGATTATTGGCTTTGAATAAAGAAATATTAGTCACTATTAAGTGACTGTCTTTTACTTCGTGAGGTTCAAACTGATGTAGATTAAAGCAGAATGTAGTTGATTGCTAATTGCGCAGCAGTAAATCCAAATGGTGCGGTAACGCAAACGCTAGAGCCATATCCAGCACAATTTAAGCCAGTGATTGAGGTAGGTTCGACTTCACATGCATCTTCTGTTTCAGATGTACTTGCTTTGGTTGAGTCTGGCTTAATGGCCTGTTCATCCGAAAAAACACAATCAATGCCAAATTTTGCTGGTTTTTTAGTGTTAAGTACTTTGGGGAAAGCATAATCGCGGCGCAATTGATTGCGTACTTTAGACAATAATCTATCACCAGTCACATGCGCTAGATCGGCCACTTGAATGCGCGTAGGATCAAGCCGCCCACCTGCACTGCCAGCCATGATAAGTGGTATTTGCTTGCGCTTACAAAAATCTGCCAAAGCAATTTTGGCTTGCGCGTCGTCAATACAATCTAATATCACGTCACATTCAAAGCTCAGAATTGTTGTAATATTTTGCGTCGTAATAAAATCTTCAATTTCGCGCACGTTGCAAAGCGGATTAATGCTCAAAATACGTTCACGCATCGCGCTGACTTTTGCTTGTCCAAATGCGCCATCTACTGCATGCAATTGGCGATTCACGTTACTCTCTGCGATATTATCCAAGTCAATCAGTGTAATCGTACCCACCGCATTGCGTGCCAGCGCTTCTGCTGCCCAACTCCCTACGCCGCCAATACCAATCACAACGGCATGCGCAGTATTGAGTTTTTTCAATCCTGCTTCGCCATACAAGCGTTTTACGCCACCAAAACGGCGCTCAAAATCCAATTCGCCAGTCATGTTTCTAATATGACAAAAGCTGCCGCTAAGTTCTTTTCATCACTAATACTAATATGTGTTTGCGTGATATTTTTAGTTAACAACATCGCCTGTAACTCTGCCGCTAAAACCAATATTGGCTTACCTAAAGCATCATGCGAAACCGCGATATTTTGGAAAGTGGCTGGCGCACGCAAACCCGTGCCAAGCGCTTTTGAGAAAGCTTCTTTTGCTGCAAAACGCTTAGCTAAAAATCGCGGCTTTATTTGCGATTGTTGATAGCTCGCGAACTCGCTATCCGCTAAAATACGTTTAGCAAAATCATCGCCAAATTGTGCAATAGAAGCTTCGATTCGACTGACTTCTACAATATCTGTACCGATTCCAAAAATCATGATCAACTACGCTGGCGCAGACTCTTTCATTAACGACTTCATCTCCGCCACCGCATTATCCCAACCCACAAAAATCGCATGCGCGACGATGGCATGGCCAATATTCAGCTCTTCTAACCCTTGTATTTCGGCGACTTCATGCACATTGTGATAATGCAGGCCATGACCTGCATTCACCACTAAACCCAGTTTTTTAGCATGCGCAACGGCCTGTTTAATGCGTGTTAATTCTATTGCTTTTACTGATTCGGTTTCTGCATCTGCAAAAGTACCTGTATGTAATTCAATCACTGGCGCGCCCATTTTTTTAGCGGCGTCAATCTGTGCGATATCTGGACCAATAAAAAGCGAAACACGAATGCCATGTGCGGCTAATTTTTCACAAGCAGCTTTTACTTTATCAAAATGCATCACCACATCAAGTCCGCCTTCTGTCGTGCGTTCTTCACGACGCTCAGGTACCAGGCAAACGTCTTGCGGTTTCACTTGGCAAGCAATACCAATCATTTCATCGGTCACAGCCACTTCTAAATTCATTTTAGTTTGCAACAAGGGGCGCAAGGCGAAAATATCAGCGTCTTGCATATGACGGCGATCTTCACGCAAATGTAACGTAATGCTATCTGCACCCGCTTGCTCGGCACGCAACGCAGCTTGCACCACGCTGGGATATTTAGTGCCACGCGCTTGGCGAATGGTTGCGACGTGGTCGATGTTGACACCTAATTTAATCATTTTTAATTTCTATTATCAAATCACAAAAAAATAACTTATAAACCTTGTAAATCAATGAGTAATTGCCTTGTATGCAAAGGCTTATCGCCTAAATAATGCGCCAACAAATAGCGCATTAATTGTTTACTTTGGTTTTGCGTTTGGCTATCGGTGTAATCGTCATTTGCCATATTGAGCAAAGTTAACCCGCTCAATTGTACGCCATTTTTGGTGACGCTAAGCTCACATGCGCCGTACTCGGCTTCATAGCGATAGCTTTTATCGGCAGAAATCTCTATGTCGTTTTCATCTGTTAACAAAGGCACGGCATAGCCCATTTCTTGTAACAGCTTTAGCTCAAAACGTCGTAAAGTAATGGCTAAGTTTTTACTATTATTTAAACTTTGGTTTGCCGTTAAGTCTTGTTCACTGGCCAGCGTTTTAAGCGTTGCGTCATAGTATTCAAACAAGTTCTCATGTGCATCTTCGCGTGGCAGCAATCGCAATAAAAGCTCATTCATATAAAAGCCACACATCAATGCCTCGCCTTTAATCAGCGTCAAGCCAGCGTGCCAATCTAAGCTGTGTAAGGTTTTAAGTTCGTTTTTGCCAGACCATGCGCCTGAAAGCATTTGAAAAGACTGCAACATACCGCGCATGGCTGAATGCGGCCTGCGCGCACCTTTGGCGACTGCTGCAGTACGCCCAAACTGTTGGCTAAATAATTCCACCACTAAGCTGGTTTCTTTAAAAGGATAAGTATGTAAAACGTAAACAGGCTGATTGGCTACCCGATGATCACTTATTTTTTGATTGTTTGATGCCAAGGCCAAATTAGAACCGTCCCAAAGTTAACGCTCTAATTGACTCAAACTTTGCAAGACTTCATCTTCGGCTTTTTTTATTAGCAAAGGCATTAACATTTCAGCGCCTGAGAATAAAATCATGGCATATTGGATCGCGTCATCGGCTTGAATCGGCGTAAATTTTCCAAATCCATATCGCGAGTTACGCATTAATTGCCAGCCACCTTTGGGCTCTGCATACTCAGGCTTATCAAAATGGTGTTTGATGTCTTCACTGGTCAAACTTTTGAGCGGGTAATCACCATTATCCGCCAAAATCACCCAGCCCATTTCGCCATTTTTACCGGTATTTTTCAGCTGATATAAATACCAATCATCCTCTTCATATAACAGATGAAAGACATTATTAATACTGCCAGTATTGCGATTAATCGCGTAATAAATACCGGCGTCATCTAACTCAATCGGCTTGCCATAAATCGGCAGATTAAAAACATTGTGTTCAGACATCTTTTTATAGCCTAAATCTTATCGTTAACATTCAGTATTTTAATCAAAATATTTTCAAAAATACGACACTTAATAACCCAAGCTTTTTAGCGCCCTTTCGTCATCTGCCCAGCCGCCTTTAACTTTCACCCAAGTTTCTAGATACACTTTGCTGCCAAATAATTTTTCCATATCCTGACGTGCTTCGGTGGAAATTTGCTTCATTTTTTCCCCATTTTTACCGATTAACATCGGTTTTTGGCTATCTTTA includes these proteins:
- the ppk1 gene encoding polyphosphate kinase 1, which gives rise to MPITKLLDRDLSILSFNQRVLRLAQRQDYPLLERLKFLCIVASNLDEFFEVRMEAQIDAMQRHTKKGVVTVNSFNAVSEQAHALIAQQYAIFNDELMPALKQAGVDIVAGHERTPAQKKWVAKYFEDNVKPLLLPIALDRAHPFPLVAGKALHFIVELAPDKSNSPPNINIIRVPRILPRVMQLPNIDGTQQHFVTLTSIIAAHLPDLFGKKKLLSYSQFRVTRHSDLALDEDDIHDLPKALRQELAQRPFGEAVRLEVSQSCVTHLSDFLLAEFNLTPASLYLVQGPVNLGRLIQLTGLAQGVDSNGRDLAFVPFQPLWPKDLNQEESFFTQLKQKDVLIHRPYESFEAVIKFLHEAVHDPKVLAIHQTIYRTGSDPRMLNLLQEAVRRGKEVLVIVEIKARFDEETNINWAESLEAIGAQIVYGMVGLKTHAKMLLVMRQEGKRIKRYAHVSTGNYNANTAKLYTDICMLTSNLTLTREVEYVFRHLTSQIALPRMRQLLVAPFNLQATMLRRITAAKRACVLGGQAKIIAKMNSLTDTLLVKALIGAAQQGVTIDLIIRGACILPIDAPGVNGRIHIRSIVGRFLEHSRIFYFEINPIKGNQIKRMWLSSADWMSRNMVRRVEIAWPILDSEMQTRVMQECLLPYLEDTEDAWVLIENGAYQQLDMQNISHSKRLSTQKTLIKAYTPSEK
- a CDS encoding tRNA threonylcarbamoyladenosine dehydratase, which codes for MTGELDFERRFGGVKRLYGEAGLKKLNTAHAVVIGIGGVGSWAAEALARNAVGTITLIDLDNIAESNVNRQLHAVDGAFGQAKVSAMRERILSINPLCNVREIEDFITTQNITTILSFECDVILDCIDDAQAKIALADFCKRKQIPLIMAGSAGGRLDPTRIQVADLAHVTGDRLLSKVRNQLRRDYAFPKVLNTKKPAKFGIDCVFSDEQAIKPDSTKASTSETEDACEVEPTSITGLNCAGYGSSVCVTAPFGFTAAQLAINYILL
- the acpS gene encoding holo-ACP synthase; the protein is MIFGIGTDIVEVSRIEASIAQFGDDFAKRILADSEFASYQQSQIKPRFLAKRFAAKEAFSKALGTGLRAPATFQNIAVSHDALGKPILVLAAELQAMLLTKNITQTHISISDEKNLAAAFVILET
- the pdxJ gene encoding pyridoxine 5'-phosphate synthase; the encoded protein is MIKLGVNIDHVATIRQARGTKYPSVVQAALRAEQAGADSITLHLREDRRHMQDADIFALRPLLQTKMNLEVAVTDEMIGIACQVKPQDVCLVPERREERTTEGGLDVVMHFDKVKAACEKLAAHGIRVSLFIGPDIAQIDAAKKMGAPVIELHTGTFADAETESVKAIELTRIKQAVAHAKKLGLVVNAGHGLHYHNVHEVAEIQGLEELNIGHAIVAHAIFVGWDNAVAEMKSLMKESAPA
- the recO gene encoding DNA repair protein RecO; the protein is MALASNNQKISDHRVANQPVYVLHTYPFKETSLVVELFSQQFGRTAAVAKGARRPHSAMRGMLQSFQMLSGAWSGKNELKTLHSLDWHAGLTLIKGEALMCGFYMNELLLRLLPREDAHENLFEYYDATLKTLASEQDLTANQSLNNSKNLAITLRRFELKLLQEMGYAVPLLTDENDIEISADKSYRYEAEYGACELSVTKNGVQLSGLTLLNMANDDYTDSQTQNQSKQLMRYLLAHYLGDKPLHTRQLLIDLQGL